Proteins found in one Paenibacillus wynnii genomic segment:
- a CDS encoding NAD(P)/FAD-dependent oxidoreductase encodes MDLLSGTLYWPTTYPNPRTYPGLEEDISCDVLIVGGGSSGAQCAHYFADTGLDVVLIDKGRFATGSTAANTALIQYAGDKMFGPLINTFGEAKAAQHLKLCEEAIGEIETVCGTLPFSSDFLRRDSLYYASSKEDVPTLQEELTLLQKHGFKVDYWTGEQVIQQYPIQTPGALYYHDDGELNPIKFTLGLLESAHTRKVRLYEQTEWKGHKQEKDAVIFYTTNHHSIKAQHVIFAGGYANQSIKPDKNAVLTSSYNLVTKPVADFSSWPNRILIWETARPYIYLRTTPDHRIIIGGLDETTTIAEERDRHLHRKKDQLLTELNRRFPNIQVEAEFYLAAFYGGTHDGLPILGIYDEFPRCTFLNAYGDNGLVYSMVLARILRDMLTGVSSPSAELYLQKRLTPAEL; translated from the coding sequence ATGGACTTGCTAAGCGGAACACTGTATTGGCCAACCACTTACCCAAACCCTAGAACCTATCCCGGGCTGGAAGAGGATATCAGCTGTGATGTTCTTATTGTGGGCGGGGGGAGTTCAGGTGCTCAATGTGCCCATTATTTTGCCGACACAGGGCTGGACGTAGTATTAATTGATAAAGGACGATTTGCGACAGGCAGTACCGCGGCAAATACCGCACTAATCCAATATGCCGGGGATAAAATGTTCGGCCCACTCATAAATACCTTTGGAGAAGCCAAGGCTGCTCAGCATCTGAAGCTTTGTGAGGAAGCGATTGGTGAAATTGAGACTGTCTGCGGCACGCTGCCGTTCTCATCTGATTTTTTGCGTAGGGACAGTCTATATTATGCCAGCTCTAAAGAGGACGTTCCGACCCTGCAGGAGGAGTTAACGCTTCTTCAAAAGCACGGTTTTAAGGTGGATTATTGGACAGGTGAACAGGTTATACAGCAATATCCGATCCAAACTCCGGGAGCCTTGTATTACCATGATGACGGTGAATTGAACCCTATTAAGTTCACACTGGGTCTACTTGAATCGGCACATACCCGAAAAGTTCGCCTATACGAGCAAACCGAATGGAAGGGTCATAAGCAAGAGAAGGATGCAGTGATTTTTTATACTACTAATCACCATTCTATTAAAGCTCAACATGTCATTTTTGCGGGCGGGTACGCGAATCAGTCAATAAAGCCAGATAAGAACGCCGTACTAACCAGTAGTTATAATTTAGTAACAAAACCCGTTGCTGACTTTTCTTCCTGGCCGAATCGAATACTGATCTGGGAGACCGCCCGTCCCTATATTTATCTTCGAACCACTCCAGACCACCGAATTATTATCGGAGGGTTGGATGAGACAACTACCATAGCAGAGGAACGGGATAGGCATCTTCATCGAAAAAAAGATCAACTACTCACGGAACTCAATCGGCGGTTTCCTAATATTCAGGTGGAGGCGGAATTTTATTTGGCTGCCTTTTACGGGGGGACTCACGATGGTTTGCCCATCCTCGGAATCTACGACGAATTTCCCCGTTGTACCTTCCTTAATGCATACGGTGATAATGGGCTCGTATATAGTATGGTGCTGGCCCGTATCTTGCGGGATATGCTGACCGGAGTCTCCTCGCCTTCCGCTGAATTGTATTTGCAAAAGAGGTTAACGCCTGCAGAACTGTAA
- a CDS encoding SDR family oxidoreductase, with the protein MSPNIAKKQRFTGKTAIITGAGSGIGRATAIQMAREGANVALFDLVNDRTFALEQKLNKLRKDCALAVDVDTSDEKRMEEAVRKTVEHFGGLDIVFANAGINGAVGPIEELSLSDWQHTINVNLTGMFLTVKYSIPHLKSKGKGSIIITSSINGNTRFASFGWSPYSTTKAGQVAFAKMAALELAKFKIRVNVICPGAISTNIDESTEMSQDMEAIVIPIEFPEGAQPLAEGPGKPENVAELVSFLASDESIHITGAQIVIDGAESLLS; encoded by the coding sequence ATGAGCCCAAACATAGCCAAGAAACAGCGCTTCACGGGAAAAACAGCCATTATTACAGGTGCGGGCTCCGGTATTGGCCGAGCAACAGCGATTCAGATGGCGAGAGAGGGCGCCAACGTTGCTTTATTTGATCTAGTGAATGATCGTACCTTTGCCTTGGAGCAGAAGCTGAACAAGCTTCGTAAGGATTGTGCACTTGCTGTTGATGTGGATACCTCGGATGAGAAGCGGATGGAAGAAGCTGTTCGCAAAACGGTGGAGCATTTTGGAGGATTGGATATTGTTTTTGCTAATGCGGGTATAAATGGTGCAGTTGGCCCTATTGAGGAGCTTAGTCTGAGTGATTGGCAGCATACGATAAACGTTAATCTAACCGGAATGTTTTTAACCGTGAAATATAGTATTCCTCATCTGAAAAGCAAAGGGAAAGGCAGTATTATTATCACCAGCTCCATTAACGGAAACACGAGGTTTGCCAGTTTTGGCTGGTCTCCTTATAGTACGACAAAGGCTGGACAGGTGGCGTTTGCCAAAATGGCTGCATTAGAGTTAGCCAAATTCAAGATTAGAGTCAATGTGATCTGCCCGGGTGCCATTTCTACTAATATTGATGAAAGTACGGAAATGAGTCAAGACATGGAGGCAATCGTTATTCCGATTGAATTTCCGGAGGGGGCACAGCCGCTGGCTGAAGGTCCGGGTAAACCGGAGAACGTGGCAGAACTGGTCTCCTTCCTCGCCTCTGATGAATCCATTCATATTACGGGAGCGCAAATCGTTATTGACGGTGCGGAGTCTTTATTAAGCTAA
- a CDS encoding transglutaminase family protein: MKIQINHTTTYSYPEPVTDSVNEIRLTPRTNYRQSCYHHEVEVYPPANLLTYEDFFGNRVHAYSVNKPHKEMIIHTKATVVTLDKEQGVDLPRLPLEKQVSTLNDEKFQNRYIEFILPTRYTEVTPELVEFASQHPFDEAEDMYEWTKRLSSTIYEQFTYDPEATSVNTTVKRALKLKRGVCQDYAHLMIAVCRSVGLPSRYVSGYHFVGDLQGGNANFEQASHAWVETHIPGTGWLGFDPTNNVEVNWRYIKLGHGRDYKDIVPVKGVYRGGPGKLTVKVDVRQLEH, encoded by the coding sequence ATGAAGATCCAAATCAATCACACAACCACTTACAGCTACCCGGAACCTGTTACAGACAGTGTCAATGAGATCCGGCTTACGCCGCGAACTAATTACAGGCAATCCTGCTATCATCATGAGGTGGAAGTGTATCCGCCGGCTAATCTACTTACGTATGAGGACTTCTTTGGCAACAGAGTTCATGCTTATTCGGTGAACAAGCCGCATAAAGAAATGATTATTCACACCAAAGCGACAGTGGTTACGTTGGATAAGGAGCAGGGTGTGGATCTACCCCGCCTCCCTTTGGAGAAGCAGGTCTCTACACTGAATGACGAGAAGTTTCAAAACCGTTATATCGAATTCATCCTTCCTACACGCTACACTGAGGTAACCCCTGAACTGGTCGAATTTGCTTCACAGCACCCTTTTGACGAGGCAGAAGATATGTACGAGTGGACGAAGCGGTTATCCTCGACCATTTATGAACAATTTACTTATGATCCTGAAGCTACAAGTGTCAACACAACAGTCAAAAGAGCACTCAAACTTAAGCGTGGCGTCTGTCAGGATTACGCACACTTAATGATCGCTGTCTGCCGAAGTGTAGGATTACCGTCCCGCTACGTAAGCGGTTATCACTTTGTAGGGGATCTTCAAGGTGGGAATGCGAATTTCGAACAGGCTTCCCACGCTTGGGTGGAAACTCACATTCCGGGTACCGGTTGGCTAGGGTTTGACCCTACTAATAATGTTGAAGTGAACTGGCGTTACATTAAGCTGGGTCATGGACGGGATTACAAGGATATTGTTCCCGTAAAAGGAGTCTATCGCGGCGGTCCCGGCAAGCTTACAGTGAAGGTAGATGTGCGGCAGTTGGAACACTAA
- a CDS encoding DUF2087 domain-containing protein, with the protein MSEGTEAVSISEKFWNASIEELKTGFVYEVREYSGYFVCLVCGEAFEKGVIHKEGNLFYDAEKSASVHVERVHGGMFKWLLGLDKKLTGLTDLQKGLLHAFHQSQNDGEVAKGLGIGSTSTVRNHRFSLREKAKQAKLFLAVIDLVEEKPAVTSSFVTIPRSASMVDERFAITEEENAEIIKTYFKQGPEGPISEFPKKQKRKAAILRQLIKRFEPGREYNEKEVNQILSEAFSDYVTLRRYLIDYGLLEREEDGSYYWVKL; encoded by the coding sequence ATGTCAGAAGGAACCGAGGCAGTCAGCATTTCGGAGAAGTTTTGGAATGCTTCCATAGAAGAATTAAAGACAGGTTTTGTATATGAGGTTAGGGAATACTCTGGTTATTTTGTATGTCTGGTGTGCGGAGAAGCTTTTGAAAAGGGAGTTATCCATAAGGAAGGCAACCTCTTCTATGACGCGGAGAAATCTGCTTCCGTTCATGTGGAGCGTGTTCACGGTGGGATGTTCAAATGGCTACTCGGCCTTGATAAGAAGTTAACAGGGTTGACCGACCTGCAGAAAGGATTATTGCATGCTTTTCATCAGAGTCAGAATGACGGAGAAGTTGCAAAGGGGCTAGGAATTGGTAGTACTTCTACCGTTCGAAATCACCGGTTCTCTCTGCGTGAGAAGGCTAAGCAAGCGAAGCTATTTCTGGCTGTGATAGATCTTGTTGAAGAGAAACCTGCGGTAACCTCCTCTTTTGTCACTATACCGCGTTCGGCCTCAATGGTTGATGAAAGGTTCGCCATCACGGAGGAAGAGAATGCCGAGATTATTAAAACATACTTCAAACAGGGTCCAGAGGGCCCCATATCTGAATTTCCGAAGAAGCAAAAGCGCAAGGCAGCGATACTGCGTCAGTTAATCAAGCGGTTTGAACCCGGTCGGGAGTACAACGAGAAGGAGGTCAACCAGATTCTTAGCGAGGCCTTTTCAGATTATGTAACTCTGCGCAGGTATCTGATCGATTACGGGTTGTTGGAACGTGAGGAAGACGGAAGTTATTATTGGGTGAAATTATAG
- a CDS encoding epimerase — protein MSLKRSTLQGKVRTIITGSTGMVGEGVLHECLQHPEVEQVLVINRKPCGVTHPKLIEILHNDFFDMSGIEEQLKGYNACFFCLGVSSAGMKEEAYRHLTYDLTLHMADLLSRQNSEMVFCYVSGEGTDSSEKGRSMWARVKGKTENDLLKLPFKRAYMFRPGFIKPIKGLTQTHNYYYAINWMYPLLRSLFPKHVTTLHEVGLAMVHSVTQGYPRTHLENQDIAALAKIR, from the coding sequence ATGTCACTTAAGCGTAGTACCCTTCAAGGAAAAGTTAGAACGATTATTACAGGATCTACAGGTATGGTAGGAGAAGGGGTACTCCACGAGTGTCTTCAACATCCTGAGGTTGAACAAGTACTGGTTATAAACAGAAAGCCTTGCGGAGTTACGCATCCCAAGCTGATTGAAATCCTACATAATGATTTTTTCGATATGTCAGGAATAGAGGAGCAGTTAAAGGGTTATAATGCCTGCTTCTTTTGTCTAGGGGTGTCTTCCGCCGGTATGAAAGAAGAAGCCTATAGACACTTAACTTATGATCTTACGCTGCATATGGCAGATCTACTGTCCAGACAAAATTCAGAAATGGTGTTCTGTTATGTAAGTGGAGAAGGTACAGACTCTTCAGAAAAGGGACGCAGCATGTGGGCAAGAGTAAAAGGGAAGACAGAAAATGATTTGCTGAAGCTGCCTTTCAAGAGAGCTTATATGTTCCGTCCAGGCTTCATTAAGCCCATTAAGGGACTGACCCAAACCCATAACTATTATTATGCAATAAACTGGATGTACCCTTTATTAAGATCTCTTTTCCCCAAACATGTAACTACATTACATGAAGTAGGGCTTGCCATGGTTCATTCGGTAACCCAAGGTTACCCGCGAACTCATTTGGAAAATCAAGATATTGCTGCACTAGCCAAAATCAGATAA
- a CDS encoding alpha-E domain-containing protein: protein MLNRNAEALFWIGRYIERAENHARLIDVHYHIQQEEDFQEEGNKWSRLIDALGVRQEYMQQFENFSEGDVLSFITLDLGNSNSIFSCVHQARNNLRTLRQHLPSELWDIANSFNLWLGECSVADIMKGPHQFYRQIKDRAAMFLGTEQSVMLRGNEWHFIESGRFLERAENTTRILQAVTSSCKDKDYPGIYIQLQAVLKSVSGYQAFRYYYADAFAPEGILEFLIANSSFPRSVRFSFHKLEEHLAKLELDSSEKGSGHEKVIRQAGKIKADLDYMEKEDMSEDSVEEVLKSLMESCLRLGKTMEGAFFRREGISA from the coding sequence ATGCTGAATCGCAATGCGGAAGCTTTGTTTTGGATAGGCCGGTATATTGAACGGGCAGAGAATCATGCACGTTTGATAGATGTTCATTATCATATTCAGCAGGAAGAGGACTTTCAAGAGGAAGGTAATAAGTGGTCCAGATTGATTGATGCTTTAGGGGTTAGACAAGAATATATGCAGCAGTTCGAGAATTTCTCGGAAGGGGATGTGTTATCCTTCATCACGCTGGATCTTGGGAACTCTAACTCTATATTCTCCTGTGTGCATCAAGCCCGTAACAATCTCCGTACCTTGCGTCAGCACTTGCCAAGTGAGCTGTGGGATATTGCTAACAGCTTCAATCTTTGGCTTGGGGAATGCTCTGTAGCTGATATTATGAAGGGACCCCATCAATTCTACCGTCAGATTAAAGACCGGGCGGCCATGTTTCTGGGGACTGAACAATCCGTTATGCTTCGGGGAAACGAGTGGCATTTTATTGAGAGCGGACGTTTTCTGGAGCGGGCGGAGAATACAACAAGGATTCTGCAGGCTGTTACTTCATCTTGCAAAGATAAAGATTATCCCGGAATCTATATTCAACTGCAAGCCGTTTTGAAGTCGGTCAGTGGTTATCAAGCCTTTCGTTATTATTATGCAGATGCCTTTGCACCTGAGGGGATTTTGGAGTTCCTGATTGCGAATTCATCTTTCCCGCGTTCGGTGAGATTCTCCTTCCATAAGCTGGAGGAGCATTTGGCGAAGCTGGAACTGGACTCCTCAGAGAAAGGTTCCGGACATGAGAAGGTTATCCGTCAGGCGGGTAAGATCAAGGCTGATCTGGATTATATGGAAAAGGAAGATATGTCTGAAGATTCAGTAGAAGAAGTGTTGAAGTCGTTAATGGAATCCTGTTTAAGATTGGGTAAAACGATGGAAGGCGCCTTTTTTCGACGCGAAGGAATCTCGGCATGA
- a CDS encoding general stress protein, translating to MNKKIVGIFDTEQEATRAIEGLQNQGFTNQEISVITRDRDELRNISDETGTMAPEGVATGAATGGVLGGVTGLLAGIGALAIPGIGPILAAGPIVATLTGAAIGAGAGGLVGGLIGLGIPEDEAKEYEDYVDSGKILVLVDDNGRGTDVYDVFRSNRSLNAHRYTTPVDRGAANPDVIADETTVGNAMGNRGSMNANTDQDLYNRDKF from the coding sequence GTGAATAAAAAAATCGTAGGAATCTTCGATACAGAACAAGAGGCAACCAGAGCAATTGAAGGGCTACAAAATCAGGGCTTCACTAATCAAGAGATTTCAGTAATTACACGTGATCGGGATGAATTGAGAAATATTTCCGATGAGACCGGAACCATGGCGCCCGAGGGTGTAGCTACTGGTGCGGCGACAGGCGGAGTATTAGGCGGAGTTACCGGCTTGTTGGCAGGTATCGGTGCGCTGGCAATTCCAGGTATAGGACCTATTTTAGCAGCAGGACCTATTGTTGCTACATTAACAGGAGCAGCCATTGGCGCGGGTGCCGGCGGGCTGGTTGGCGGATTAATCGGACTGGGAATTCCGGAAGACGAAGCCAAAGAATATGAAGACTACGTTGACAGCGGCAAAATCCTTGTGCTGGTAGATGATAACGGCCGTGGAACAGATGTATATGATGTATTCCGCAGCAACCGCTCGTTGAATGCTCATAGATATACTACTCCAGTGGATAGAGGAGCAGCGAATCCGGATGTCATAGCCGATGAGACAACCGTCGGAAATGCAATGGGTAACCGGGGTTCCATGAACGCTAATACGGATCAAGATCTATATAACCGTGACAAATTCTAA
- the hrpB gene encoding ATP-dependent helicase HrpB gives MDNLPIMQVLPELIHILRSSRAAVLIAEPGAGKTTATPPAFLNEPWLEGKSILMLEPRRLAARSAAVFMSAALGESVGQTVGYRMRMDTKVSKNTRIVVVTEGVLTRMLQSDPSLGDVGLLIFDEFHERSLHADLGLALALEAQSVLREDLRILIMSATLDGDRVSDFLGGVPVVDCPGRTYPVETIYAPASGNLPLEKQASAAVRRALAEQSGDILLFLPGEREIRRTQRELELSMLPDSTVLRPLYGQLSQELQNSAVAAAVQGQRKVVLATSIAETSLTIQGVSTVIDTGLRRTQVFSPRTGMPRLETVPVSKASADQRRGRAGRTAPGVCYRLWSQEEHHRLPEDNVPEIMETDLAQLALELAVWGVRDPAALQWLDAPPAAPFAQGAALLRQLGALDARGAITPHGRSMAALGAHPRVAHMLLRALELGAAPLACRLAALLGERDPFRGPATLDCDLTLRVESLLRYEHSAADAGGVDPAALRVIQRESRNFLQQLLTVGSATATHPLSSPERHSLSSPERQSPSTLDRLSMSSPVDLSLIGLLLSFAYPDRIGQKRGEGAFVLSGGRGAAMSKGQPLERSHYIVAAAVDDKVTQGKIMLAAALEETQLLEYHADNITEAAEVYWDPESSSVKARSRTMLGSLVLKETSHNRPTPEEIEEVLLKVIAEKGLDVLPWEKGVQQLRQRMMFMHALRKDWPEMSDEALIGSLDMWLKPFLQGMRSLRDLNRVPLSRALEGMLNWNQRQMLDKEAPTHITVPSGSRVPVDYENPSAPVLAVRLQEMFGQVNTPMLGGGRIAVVLHLLSPARRPMQVTSDLASFWRSTYFEVKKDLKGRYPKHYWPDDPLQAIPTNRTRPVK, from the coding sequence ATGGATAACCTTCCGATTATGCAAGTGCTTCCTGAGTTGATACATATTCTGCGATCCTCTCGGGCCGCAGTTCTAATAGCTGAACCCGGTGCCGGAAAAACCACCGCAACCCCGCCCGCATTTCTAAATGAACCATGGCTTGAAGGAAAAAGCATACTTATGCTTGAGCCAAGGAGACTCGCAGCCCGTTCAGCGGCCGTATTTATGTCGGCCGCTCTAGGTGAAAGTGTAGGACAAACTGTAGGTTACCGCATGCGTATGGATACTAAAGTAAGCAAAAACACACGAATTGTTGTGGTGACAGAGGGCGTTCTGACCCGAATGCTGCAAAGTGATCCTTCCTTGGGGGACGTGGGACTGCTCATCTTTGATGAGTTTCATGAACGCAGTTTGCATGCTGATTTGGGGCTTGCTCTTGCATTGGAGGCCCAATCGGTACTTCGTGAAGATTTGCGGATTCTCATCATGTCCGCGACATTGGATGGAGATAGGGTATCAGACTTCCTTGGCGGTGTTCCGGTTGTGGATTGTCCGGGAAGAACCTACCCTGTGGAGACCATTTATGCGCCTGCTTCAGGGAACTTACCTCTGGAGAAACAGGCTTCAGCTGCTGTCCGCCGAGCGTTAGCCGAGCAGTCAGGAGATATCTTGTTATTCCTGCCTGGTGAGCGTGAAATACGCCGTACCCAACGGGAGCTGGAGTTGAGTATGCTTCCCGATTCGACTGTGCTGCGCCCTTTGTACGGTCAACTCTCACAGGAATTACAGAATTCAGCAGTAGCAGCAGCTGTCCAAGGACAACGCAAAGTGGTACTTGCTACCTCCATAGCGGAGACAAGCTTAACCATTCAAGGTGTAAGTACGGTAATAGATACAGGCTTACGCAGAACGCAGGTATTCTCACCTAGAACCGGGATGCCGCGTCTGGAAACGGTGCCGGTGTCGAAGGCTTCGGCAGACCAGCGGCGAGGACGTGCGGGACGTACTGCACCCGGCGTATGCTACAGACTGTGGAGCCAGGAGGAGCACCATCGTCTTCCGGAAGATAATGTTCCGGAGATCATGGAGACTGACCTCGCGCAGCTGGCTTTGGAGCTGGCGGTTTGGGGCGTGCGCGATCCCGCCGCGCTGCAATGGCTGGACGCGCCGCCCGCAGCGCCCTTTGCGCAGGGCGCTGCGCTACTGCGCCAGCTTGGCGCCTTGGATGCCCGAGGCGCCATCACCCCGCACGGCCGCAGCATGGCCGCGCTCGGGGCACACCCGCGCGTCGCGCACATGCTGCTGCGTGCGCTAGAGCTTGGTGCCGCGCCGCTCGCCTGCCGGCTGGCGGCGCTGCTCGGCGAGCGGGACCCGTTCCGGGGTCCCGCCACGCTGGACTGCGACCTCACGCTGCGCGTGGAGTCGCTGCTGCGCTATGAGCATTCCGCCGCCGACGCGGGCGGAGTGGACCCTGCGGCTCTGCGCGTGATTCAGCGCGAGAGCCGCAATTTTCTCCAGCAGCTGCTGACCGTTGGGTCCGCAACTGCAACTCATCCCTTGTCCTCCCCAGAGCGACACTCGCTGTCCTCCCCGGAACGGCAATCACCGTCCACGCTGGATCGGCTCTCCATGTCCTCTCCGGTTGATCTTTCCCTAATCGGGCTGCTGCTTTCCTTTGCCTATCCCGACCGGATCGGGCAGAAGCGCGGGGAGGGAGCGTTTGTCCTATCCGGCGGTCGCGGAGCTGCGATGAGCAAAGGACAGCCATTGGAGCGTTCACACTATATTGTGGCCGCGGCGGTTGATGATAAGGTAACCCAAGGCAAAATCATGCTGGCGGCAGCCCTGGAGGAGACTCAACTGTTGGAGTATCATGCCGATAACATTACGGAAGCAGCAGAGGTCTACTGGGACCCGGAAAGCAGCAGTGTAAAAGCCCGTAGCCGTACAATGCTTGGAAGTCTTGTTCTAAAAGAAACGAGCCATAATCGGCCTACGCCGGAAGAAATAGAAGAGGTTCTTTTGAAAGTTATAGCTGAAAAAGGTTTGGATGTGCTTCCATGGGAGAAGGGTGTTCAACAGCTGCGTCAGCGGATGATGTTTATGCATGCCTTACGAAAAGATTGGCCGGAGATGTCAGATGAGGCGCTTATCGGTTCGCTTGATATGTGGCTGAAGCCCTTTCTTCAGGGAATGCGCAGCTTGCGGGATCTAAATCGTGTCCCTCTAAGCCGTGCTTTGGAGGGAATGTTGAATTGGAACCAGCGACAGATGCTGGACAAGGAAGCGCCCACACATATTACAGTCCCGAGCGGGTCAAGAGTTCCTGTAGATTACGAGAATCCGTCAGCCCCGGTTCTGGCCGTACGGCTTCAGGAAATGTTCGGGCAGGTCAACACCCCCATGTTGGGCGGCGGTCGGATCGCAGTAGTTCTTCACTTATTATCACCGGCAAGACGTCCCATGCAGGTCACCTCTGATTTGGCCAGCTTTTGGCGGAGTACTTATTTTGAAGTGAAAAAGGACTTGAAAGGCCGTTATCCTAAGCATTATTGGCCGGATGATCCCTTACAGGCCATACCCACAAATCGGACTAGACCTGTAAAGTAA
- a CDS encoding helix-turn-helix transcriptional regulator produces MAFMIAQRAFIKVYLITMVEKHRGYGYQMLEDLRRDFRSHGYSPPQSEIYRALHELVQQGILYRTKQLKGNDPKVDFQEIVLYHFTPDGAEKAKLYKKQVKTDLDRCLGMLNKAVYDNF; encoded by the coding sequence ATGGCGTTTATGATTGCCCAGCGGGCTTTTATCAAGGTGTATCTTATTACAATGGTGGAAAAGCATCGCGGATACGGTTATCAGATGCTTGAGGATTTACGACGGGATTTTAGAAGTCACGGCTATTCACCTCCACAAAGCGAGATTTATCGAGCACTGCATGAATTAGTTCAACAGGGCATTTTATATCGGACGAAGCAGTTGAAAGGGAATGACCCCAAAGTCGATTTTCAGGAGATTGTCCTCTATCATTTCACCCCAGACGGGGCAGAGAAGGCGAAGCTATATAAGAAACAGGTTAAGACTGACCTAGACCGTTGTCTAGGGATGTTAAATAAGGCGGTATATGACAATTTTTAA
- a CDS encoding GIY-YIG nuclease family protein: MEKSRRKELSYNYVHSHREMGVYRLLNTLNGKSFVGSAMNLNGVWNKHIFTLDLGGHMNKELQNDWKRYGKDAFRYEVLELIKPQEDFVLDASDLEKYKKVLPDLEEKWMEKLSPYGEQGYHKLR; this comes from the coding sequence ATGGAAAAATCGAGACGTAAGGAACTTTCGTATAATTATGTACATTCCCACAGGGAGATGGGAGTCTACAGGCTTTTAAATACTCTGAATGGCAAATCTTTTGTAGGAAGCGCTATGAACCTGAATGGAGTCTGGAACAAGCATATATTCACGCTGGATTTGGGCGGACATATGAATAAGGAGCTGCAGAATGACTGGAAGAGGTATGGGAAGGATGCATTTCGGTATGAAGTCTTAGAGCTGATTAAGCCGCAGGAAGATTTTGTACTAGATGCATCTGATCTTGAGAAATATAAAAAAGTGCTGCCTGATCTGGAGGAAAAGTGGATGGAGAAGTTGTCCCCTTATGGTGAACAAGGTTATCATAAACTAAGGTAG
- a CDS encoding circularly permuted type 2 ATP-grasp protein, which yields MSKLDPLPGLSPYPLHHYYDEMYADERSIRPHYKHVNRMFSGMSPEELQGKQRLMQRRMMEEGITFTLYNPAQDQPMERTIPFDMIPRIIPKGEWERLEAGIVQRITALNLFIHDIYHEQYIVKDGIVPRRMIISNCYFRPEMTGLRVPGGAYITTSGIDLIRHHDGEYYVLEDNLRTPSGFSYLFKGRTLMNQLFPEISFANSIRDVDHSLNRFLSVLRSLSPSRKQDPVIALLTPGEYNSAYYEHAFLAQQMGIHLVEGRDLVAKDHKIYLKEMKGLRRVDVLYRRLDDDFIDPLAFQPDSLLGVAGLMNAYRAGNIAIANAPGTGVADDKAIYVYVPDMIRYYMNEEPILNNVPTYLMSKPEERQHVLDHLPEMVIKETSLSGGYGMLIGSEATKEELDTFRLKILAEPERYIAQPIMSLSRAPVLSGGTLSPRHIDLRAFVLMGADRRPHVIPGGLTRVAMREGSLVVNSSQGGGVKDTWVMS from the coding sequence ATGTCCAAACTAGATCCTTTGCCCGGTCTGTCTCCGTATCCGCTTCATCATTACTATGATGAAATGTATGCTGATGAACGAAGTATCCGGCCTCATTACAAACATGTGAATCGTATGTTTTCCGGAATGAGCCCCGAAGAGCTGCAAGGTAAGCAAAGATTGATGCAGCGTCGGATGATGGAAGAGGGGATAACCTTTACACTGTATAACCCCGCTCAGGATCAACCCATGGAGCGCACCATTCCCTTTGACATGATCCCGCGTATTATCCCCAAAGGGGAGTGGGAGAGGCTTGAGGCAGGAATTGTCCAGCGTATCACCGCTCTGAATCTATTCATTCACGACATCTACCATGAGCAGTATATTGTGAAGGATGGCATTGTCCCGCGTAGAATGATTATTTCCAACTGCTATTTCCGGCCTGAGATGACAGGCCTTCGTGTTCCCGGCGGAGCCTATATCACAACCTCAGGAATAGATCTTATACGTCATCATGATGGTGAATATTACGTACTTGAAGATAATTTACGTACCCCTTCGGGGTTCTCCTATTTATTTAAAGGAAGAACATTGATGAACCAGTTGTTTCCCGAGATATCTTTTGCCAACTCGATTCGCGATGTGGACCATAGCTTAAACCGCTTTTTATCCGTATTAAGAAGCCTGTCCCCCTCTCGTAAGCAGGATCCGGTCATCGCTTTGTTGACTCCAGGGGAATACAACTCTGCGTATTATGAGCACGCCTTTCTGGCACAGCAGATGGGTATACATCTAGTAGAAGGGCGAGATTTGGTAGCAAAGGATCATAAGATTTATCTGAAGGAAATGAAGGGGCTGCGTCGTGTGGATGTGCTCTACCGCCGTCTGGATGATGATTTTATCGATCCGTTAGCTTTTCAGCCTGACTCCTTATTAGGTGTTGCTGGGCTTATGAATGCCTACCGGGCAGGTAATATAGCGATAGCCAATGCACCAGGTACAGGTGTAGCTGACGATAAGGCAATCTATGTCTATGTACCGGACATGATTCGTTACTACATGAATGAAGAACCTATCCTGAACAATGTCCCAACCTACCTGATGTCAAAGCCTGAGGAACGTCAGCACGTTCTGGATCATCTGCCTGAGATGGTAATCAAGGAAACCTCACTATCTGGAGGGTATGGCATGTTAATTGGTTCGGAAGCGACAAAGGAAGAGCTTGATACATTCCGGTTGAAAATCCTAGCCGAGCCTGAGCGATACATCGCTCAACCGATTATGTCGCTGTCTCGAGCGCCGGTACTTTCTGGAGGAACTTTGTCCCCTCGTCATATTGATCTTAGAGCATTCGTGCTTATGGGAGCAGACCGGAGGCCTCATGTTATCCCCGGTGGTCTCACCCGTGTTGCTATGAGAGAAGGATCACTTGTTGTAAATTCCTCTCAGGGTGGTGGTGTCAAGGATACCTGGGTTATGTCTTGA